DNA sequence from the Antarctobacter heliothermus genome:
CGGGGCACTATACGCTGCTGGCGATCCCGTTCTTTGTCTTGGCCTCATCGTTTATGTCGACGGGCGGCGTGGCGCAGCGGATCATCCGCTTTTCCATCGCCTGTGTCGGGCACCTGCCGGGGGGCCTTGCCATTGCGGGCGTCTTTGCCTGCATGTTGTTCGCCGCGCTGTCTGGGTCGTCGCCGGCAACTGTTGTGGCTATTGGCTCCATCGTGATCGCCGGGATGCGGCAGGTGGGGTACTCCAAGGACTTCGCCGCCGGTGTCATCGCCAACGCGGGCACACTGGGCATCCTGATCCCGCCGTCCATCGTGATGGTGGTTTATGCCTCGGCCACCGATGTATCGGTTGGCCGGATGTTCATGGCCGGGGTCATTCCGGGGCTGATGGCGGGCACCATGCTGATGGCGACGATCTACATCATCGCCCGCGTCCGCAGCCTGCCGAAGGGCGAATGGAAAGGCTGGGGAGAGGTGGCCGAGTCCGGCGGCGATGCGCTCTGGGGTCTGTTGCTGATCGTGATCATCCTTGGCGGCATCTATGGTGGTATCTTTACCCCCACAGAGGCGGCGGCGGTTGCGGCGGTTTACGCCTTTATCATCGCCACCTTTGTCTATCGCGACATGGGGCCGCTGGCGAACAAGGAGGGCGGGCCGAACACGCCTTTGATGCGCAAGCCTATCGCGCTGGTGACTGCGTTTTTCCACAAGGACACCAAGGACACGCTGTTCGAGGCGGGCAAGCTGACGGTGACGCTGATGTTCATCATCGCGAACGCGCTGATCCTCAAGCATGTGCTGACCGATGAGCAGATCCCGCAGAAGATTGCGGGGGCGATGCTGGACGCGGGCTTTGGTCCGATCATGTTTCTTGTGATCGTCAACGTGATCCTGCTGATCGGCGGCCAGTTCATGGAGCCGTCGGGCCTGCTGGTGATCGTGGCGCCGCTGGTGTTTCCGATCGCGCTGCAACTGGGCATCGATCCGATCCATCTGGGCATCATCATGGTGGTGAACATGGAGATCGGGATGATCACGCCGCCTGTGGGTCTGAACCTTTTCGTGACCTCGGGTGTGGCGGGCATGCCGATGATGCGGGTGGTGCGGGCGGCGCTGCCGTTCCTGGCGGTGCTGTTCGTCTTCCTGATCATGGTGACATATATTCCGATCATCTCGACGGTGCTGCCGGACGCGGTGATGGGGCCGCAGATCAATTGTGAGGGCGCGCCGCCGACGAACCAGTTGGAAGCAGCGTTCTGTGAGGCGCGATCGAAGTGAAAAAAAGGGCCGGGAGACCGGCCCTTTTTTCATGTGTCCACGCGTGGACAGGTTTTGGGGTATGGAAGATCAAGGGGTTACAGCGACGGTTTTACCTTGGGTTAAGGTTTGACCGGGGCGTTGGGGGGAGCGTCCGGTGGGTTAATTTTGGGGTGTGGCGGTTTAATGGGTGCGGTGAGTGCCGGGCTGAAGCCCGGCCTACGGGGTGTTGAGAGCGGCGAGTTTTTCTTTGAGACGGGTTTTAAGTTTGGTGGCGGTGCCGAAGTCGTAGGGCATGTGTTCGGGATCATAGACCTCCAGCGCGGCGGTGACATGATCCAGTGCGGCGCGCAGGTGGGGCAAAGGATCCGTGCATGTGTCG
Encoded proteins:
- a CDS encoding TRAP transporter large permease, producing the protein MDVVILFAMVIGLMLIGVPIAVSLGFSSIVFLLVLSDTSLASIAQTFFQAMAGHYTLLAIPFFVLASSFMSTGGVAQRIIRFSIACVGHLPGGLAIAGVFACMLFAALSGSSPATVVAIGSIVIAGMRQVGYSKDFAAGVIANAGTLGILIPPSIVMVVYASATDVSVGRMFMAGVIPGLMAGTMLMATIYIIARVRSLPKGEWKGWGEVAESGGDALWGLLLIVIILGGIYGGIFTPTEAAAVAAVYAFIIATFVYRDMGPLANKEGGPNTPLMRKPIALVTAFFHKDTKDTLFEAGKLTVTLMFIIANALILKHVLTDEQIPQKIAGAMLDAGFGPIMFLVIVNVILLIGGQFMEPSGLLVIVAPLVFPIALQLGIDPIHLGIIMVVNMEIGMITPPVGLNLFVTSGVAGMPMMRVVRAALPFLAVLFVFLIMVTYIPIISTVLPDAVMGPQINCEGAPPTNQLEAAFCEARSK